From the genome of Prevotella herbatica, one region includes:
- the gpmI gene encoding 2,3-bisphosphoglycerate-independent phosphoglycerate mutase: MAKKALLMILDGWGIGKHGKGDVIYNTPTPYLDYLTAVSAHSQLQTSGEDVGLPEGQMGNSEVGHLNIGAGRIVYQDLVKINKACQSGDILKNKEIINAYSYAQKTGKKLHLMGLTSSGGVHSSLDHLYKLIEIGKEYNLKDVYVHCFMDGRDTDPKSGKGFIEQVDNCCKNNGAHIASVIGRFYAMDRDKRWNRVKEAYDLLVKGEGKQSDDMVKAMQESYDEGVTDEFIKAINNSKVDGTISDGDVVIFINYRNDRAKELTQVLTQQDMPEEGMQTVKNLQYYCMTPYDSSFKGVHILFPKENVEDTLGEYLSKSGKKQLHTAETEKYAHVTFFFNGGRETPYEGEDRILVPSPKVATYDLKPEMSAFEVKDKLVAAINESKYDFIVVNFANGDMVGHTGIYNAIAKAVWAVDNCVKEVVEAAKANDYEAVIIADHGNADNAINEDGTPNTAHSLNPVPFIYVTDNNSATVKDGRLADVAPSLLHIMGMEQPSDMTGENLISDNK, encoded by the coding sequence ATGGCAAAGAAAGCTTTATTGATGATTCTCGATGGATGGGGAATCGGCAAACATGGTAAGGGTGACGTTATTTATAATACCCCAACTCCTTATCTTGATTATCTTACAGCAGTTTCTGCACACTCTCAGCTACAGACTTCAGGTGAAGATGTTGGTCTGCCAGAGGGACAGATGGGTAACTCTGAAGTAGGTCACCTTAATATTGGCGCAGGTCGTATTGTTTATCAGGATCTTGTTAAGATTAACAAGGCTTGTCAAAGTGGTGACATTCTAAAGAATAAAGAAATTATAAACGCATATAGCTACGCACAGAAGACAGGTAAGAAGCTTCATTTGATGGGTCTTACTAGTTCTGGTGGTGTACACTCTTCTCTTGATCATCTTTATAAGTTGATAGAGATTGGCAAGGAATACAATCTGAAAGATGTATATGTTCACTGTTTTATGGATGGTCGCGATACTGATCCAAAGAGCGGTAAAGGATTTATTGAGCAGGTTGATAATTGTTGTAAAAACAATGGCGCTCACATCGCAAGTGTTATTGGTCGTTTTTATGCTATGGACCGTGATAAGCGTTGGAACCGTGTTAAAGAGGCTTATGACTTGCTAGTAAAAGGTGAGGGTAAGCAGTCTGACGATATGGTTAAGGCTATGCAGGAAAGTTATGACGAGGGCGTAACTGACGAGTTTATCAAGGCTATCAATAACTCTAAGGTTGACGGAACTATCAGCGATGGTGATGTTGTTATCTTCATCAACTACCGTAACGACCGTGCAAAGGAATTAACACAGGTTCTTACTCAGCAGGATATGCCTGAAGAGGGTATGCAGACCGTAAAGAACTTGCAGTATTATTGCATGACTCCTTATGATTCAAGTTTCAAGGGTGTTCACATTTTATTCCCTAAGGAAAATGTTGAGGATACTCTTGGTGAATATCTTTCTAAAAGCGGTAAGAAGCAACTTCACACAGCAGAGACTGAAAAGTATGCTCATGTAACATTCTTCTTTAATGGTGGTCGCGAGACTCCATACGAGGGTGAGGACAGAATCTTGGTTCCTTCTCCAAAGGTTGCTACTTATGACTTGAAGCCAGAGATGAGTGCTTTTGAAGTTAAGGATAAATTGGTTGCTGCTATCAATGAGAGCAAGTATGACTTTATTGTTGTAAACTTCGCAAATGGTGATATGGTAGGCCACACTGGTATATACAATGCAATTGCTAAGGCTGTATGGGCGGTAGACAACTGTGTGAAAGAGGTTGTTGAGGCTGCAAAGGCTAATGACTATGAGGCTGTGATTATCGCAGACCATGGTAATGCTGATAATGCGATAAACGAGGATGGTACTCCAAACACAGCGCACTCTCTGAACCCAGTTCCTTTCATTTATGTTACAGATAATAATTCTGCAACTGTAAAGGA